One genomic window of Marinobacter adhaerens HP15 includes the following:
- a CDS encoding tyrosine-type recombinase/integrase, with product MSKSGNGLRLRGGTWHIEKRINGRRIRESTGTSDRVEAEQYLVRRLEEIRQASVYGVRPGRIWREAALRYAREFAHKRSIKRDVQDLKSLDPHIGKLPLNQVHSGTLQKFIDARRKEGAKSGTVNRSLAVARRILRLCAELWRDEYGMTWLETAPMIPDVDWKDSRDPAPVTWAEQGRLFQELPEHLKDMAEFAVHTGCRESEICALKWEWEVSLPDKGFGFILPASVTKNGCDRLVVLNATARAVVNRQRGKHEHQVFTFSSRPVASIFNNAWRKGRKKAGLTHVRGHDLRHTFGRRLRAAGVNEETRAELLGHKRGSVTTHYSAAEVAELVKAVELIAEKRGPDSDGVAVVKFRFGHKMPTVEKRKAAE from the coding sequence ATGTCGAAAAGTGGGAACGGTCTCCGCCTCCGCGGCGGGACATGGCACATCGAGAAGCGAATTAACGGACGGAGGATTCGCGAAAGCACTGGAACGAGCGATCGGGTAGAGGCAGAGCAGTACCTCGTCCGAAGGCTCGAGGAAATCCGCCAGGCTTCGGTCTATGGTGTTCGGCCAGGCCGAATCTGGCGGGAGGCGGCTCTCAGGTATGCCCGGGAGTTCGCACACAAGCGAAGTATAAAGCGGGATGTGCAGGATCTGAAGTCGCTGGACCCTCACATTGGGAAGCTACCCCTGAACCAGGTGCATTCCGGAACACTGCAAAAGTTCATCGATGCCCGACGGAAAGAGGGTGCGAAGTCTGGCACCGTCAACCGATCGCTGGCCGTGGCCCGGAGAATTCTCAGGCTATGCGCCGAACTTTGGCGGGACGAATACGGGATGACCTGGTTGGAAACCGCGCCGATGATTCCGGACGTGGATTGGAAAGATTCAAGGGATCCGGCGCCGGTGACCTGGGCAGAGCAGGGCAGGTTGTTCCAGGAACTGCCAGAGCACCTGAAGGATATGGCCGAGTTCGCGGTGCATACCGGGTGCCGGGAAAGCGAGATCTGCGCTCTGAAGTGGGAGTGGGAGGTTTCGCTACCTGACAAGGGGTTCGGGTTCATCTTGCCCGCCAGCGTCACGAAGAACGGCTGCGATCGCCTGGTGGTTCTGAATGCAACGGCGAGAGCCGTGGTGAACCGCCAGCGAGGTAAGCACGAGCACCAGGTGTTCACCTTCAGCAGCCGGCCGGTGGCCTCTATCTTCAATAATGCCTGGCGCAAAGGGCGGAAGAAGGCAGGGCTTACCCATGTCCGTGGGCACGATCTCCGGCATACCTTTGGCAGGAGGCTGAGGGCTGCTGGGGTCAACGAAGAAACCCGGGCGGAGCTCCTGGGGCATAAACGCGGATCGGTCACCACACACTACTCGGCGGCAGAAGTTGCTGAACTGGTCAAAGCGGTGGAGCTGATCGCGGAGAAGAGAGGACCGGATTCCGATGGCGTGGCCGTGGTGAAATTCCGGTTTGGGCACAAAATGCCCACAGTAGAAAAAAGAAAGGCCGCTGAGTAA
- the ychF gene encoding redox-regulated ATPase YchF: protein MGFNCGIVGLPNVGKSTLFNALTKSGIGAENFPFCTIEPNAGVVAMPDPRLNKLAEIVKPERVVPTTMEFVDIAGLVAGASKGEGLGNQFLANIRQTDAIAHVVRCFEDGNVIHVANKVDPASDIEVINTELALADLETVEKAIKRVQRVAKSGDKEAKAQLEMFEKLLPVLNEGKPVRSMNLDKDQMALIRELCLLTVKPTMYIANVSEDGFENNPHLDTVRKIAESENAVVVPICNKIEAEISELEDDEKSMFLEEMGMEEPGLDRVIRGGYGLLGLQTYFTAGVKEVRAWTVKIGATAPQAAGVIHTDFERGFIRAEVVSYDDFVQYNGEAGAKDAGKWRLEGKEYIVKDGDVIHFRFNV from the coding sequence ATGGGATTTAACTGCGGCATCGTCGGCCTTCCCAACGTCGGCAAATCTACCCTGTTCAACGCATTGACCAAATCCGGCATTGGCGCGGAAAACTTCCCGTTCTGCACCATCGAGCCCAACGCCGGTGTTGTCGCCATGCCGGACCCGCGCCTCAACAAGCTGGCGGAAATCGTAAAGCCGGAACGTGTCGTTCCGACCACCATGGAATTTGTCGACATCGCCGGCCTTGTGGCAGGCGCATCCAAGGGCGAGGGCCTGGGCAACCAGTTCCTGGCCAATATCCGCCAGACCGATGCCATCGCCCACGTGGTGCGCTGCTTTGAAGACGGCAATGTCATTCATGTCGCCAACAAGGTAGACCCGGCCTCCGACATCGAAGTCATCAACACCGAACTGGCCCTCGCCGATCTGGAAACCGTTGAAAAGGCCATCAAGCGGGTTCAACGCGTGGCCAAGAGCGGTGACAAGGAAGCCAAGGCCCAGCTGGAGATGTTCGAGAAACTGCTGCCCGTGCTGAACGAGGGCAAACCGGTGCGCAGCATGAACCTCGACAAGGATCAGATGGCCCTGATCCGGGAACTCTGCCTGCTGACCGTGAAGCCGACCATGTACATTGCCAACGTCAGCGAAGACGGGTTCGAGAACAACCCGCATCTGGATACGGTGCGCAAGATCGCCGAATCGGAAAATGCCGTGGTAGTACCCATCTGTAACAAGATAGAGGCCGAAATCTCCGAACTGGAAGACGATGAAAAATCCATGTTCCTGGAAGAGATGGGTATGGAAGAGCCAGGCCTGGATCGCGTCATTCGCGGCGGCTACGGCCTGCTGGGCCTGCAGACCTACTTTACCGCCGGGGTGAAGGAAGTCCGCGCCTGGACCGTCAAAATTGGTGCTACGGCGCCTCAGGCCGCTGGCGTGATCCACACCGACTTCGAACGCGGGTTCATCCGGGCAGAAGTGGTGAGCTACGACGATTTCGTTCAGTACAACGGCGAAGCCGGGGCCAAGGACGCCGGAAAATGGCGCCTGGAAGGCAAGGAATACATCGTGAAAGACGGCGACGTTATCCACTTCCGCTTCAACGTGTAA
- the pth gene encoding aminoacyl-tRNA hydrolase encodes MAQDIVMVVGLGNPGADYENTRHNAGALFVEALARTAGQTLRPEKKYHGLYARIQWQGLDLHLLNPTTFMNRSGLAIKALADFFKIQPQQILIAHDELDLPPGTAKLKKGGGHGGHNGLRDAIAHLGTNDFQRLRIGIGHPGDSRRVTGYVLGRLGKQETEELNAVIDEIMRVLPDAASGKLPAAMNRLHSFKPV; translated from the coding sequence ATGGCGCAGGATATTGTCATGGTGGTTGGTCTGGGTAACCCCGGCGCTGACTACGAGAATACCCGCCACAACGCCGGCGCCCTCTTCGTGGAAGCTCTGGCTCGCACCGCGGGCCAGACGCTCCGCCCCGAAAAGAAGTACCACGGGCTCTATGCCCGCATTCAATGGCAGGGCCTGGACCTGCACCTCCTGAATCCGACCACTTTCATGAATCGCAGCGGCCTGGCCATCAAGGCGCTGGCAGACTTCTTCAAGATTCAGCCCCAACAGATTCTGATTGCCCACGACGAACTCGATCTGCCCCCGGGTACCGCAAAGCTCAAGAAAGGTGGCGGCCACGGCGGACACAACGGCCTGCGTGACGCTATCGCCCACCTGGGCACCAACGATTTCCAGAGACTGCGCATCGGTATCGGCCACCCCGGCGACAGCCGCAGGGTAACCGGGTACGTCCTCGGCCGCCTGGGCAAACAGGAAACCGAGGAACTGAACGCAGTGATCGACGAAATCATGCGGGTATTACCGGATGCAGCCAGCGGCAAACTCCCCGCCGCCATGAATCGCCTGCACAGTTTCAAACCGGTATAA
- a CDS encoding 50S ribosomal protein L25/general stress protein Ctc — MSQEFVIEAFPRDDQGRGASRRLRREERKIPAIIYGGNKDATPIAIWHNELKKALENEAFFSHVLTVELNGKKESVILKDLQRHPYKPILTHADFLRVDKDHEIHVNVPLHFINEDTAPAIKLHGGVANHQINEVEVICLPQNLPEFIEVDMTTVEMDQVVHLSDLKLPKDVKIAALLQGEDHDLPVVAIHKPRGAKVDDEAEDGEESEEGGEDKE, encoded by the coding sequence ATGTCTCAGGAATTTGTTATCGAAGCATTTCCTCGTGACGATCAGGGGAGAGGTGCGAGCCGCCGCCTGCGTCGTGAGGAACGGAAAATCCCGGCCATCATTTATGGTGGCAATAAGGATGCAACTCCGATTGCCATCTGGCACAACGAGCTGAAGAAAGCCCTGGAGAACGAAGCATTCTTCTCCCACGTTCTGACCGTTGAGCTGAACGGCAAGAAAGAAAGCGTAATCCTGAAGGATCTGCAGCGTCACCCGTACAAGCCGATCCTGACCCACGCTGACTTCCTGCGTGTTGACAAGGACCACGAGATCCACGTCAACGTACCGCTGCACTTCATCAACGAAGACACCGCACCGGCTATCAAGCTCCACGGCGGTGTAGCGAACCACCAGATCAACGAAGTTGAAGTGATCTGTCTGCCGCAGAACCTGCCCGAGTTCATCGAAGTGGACATGACCACTGTCGAGATGGACCAGGTAGTTCACCTGAGCGACCTGAAACTGCCGAAAGACGTCAAGATTGCCGCCCTGCTCCAGGGTGAAGATCACGACCTGCCTGTAGTGGCTATCCATAAGCCGCGTGGCGCCAAGGTTGATGACGAAGCCGAAGACGGCGAAGAAAGCGAAGAAGGCGGCGAAGACAAGGAGTAA
- a CDS encoding ribose-phosphate diphosphokinase yields the protein MSKLMIFAGNANPELAQAIARKLHIPMGQATVGRFSDGETTVEINENVRGHDVFIIQPTCYPTNDNLMELIVMADALRRASATRVTAVIPYYGYARQDRRVRSTRVAISAKVVADMISSIGVDRVLTVDLHADQIQGFFDIPVDNIYATPVMLEDIFKQRFENFVVVSPDVGGVVRARAVAKRLDDADLAIIDKRRPKANVSQVMHIIGDVKDKTCILVDDIIDTAGTLCKAANALKEHGAARVVAYITHPVLSGPAIDNINASQLDELVVCDTIPLGDKAHNCDRIRVLGMAGLLAESIRRVSNEESISAMFENA from the coding sequence GTGTCCAAACTGATGATCTTCGCTGGCAACGCCAACCCTGAACTGGCTCAAGCGATTGCCCGCAAACTCCACATTCCCATGGGTCAGGCCACTGTTGGCCGTTTCAGCGACGGGGAAACCACCGTCGAGATCAATGAGAATGTCCGCGGCCATGATGTGTTCATCATCCAGCCGACCTGCTACCCCACCAACGATAACCTGATGGAACTGATCGTGATGGCCGACGCACTTCGCCGTGCTTCCGCTACACGGGTCACCGCCGTTATCCCCTATTACGGATACGCGCGCCAGGATCGCCGGGTACGCTCTACCCGTGTTGCCATCAGCGCTAAGGTGGTCGCAGACATGATTTCCAGCATCGGCGTTGACCGGGTCCTGACCGTTGACCTGCACGCCGACCAGATCCAGGGCTTCTTCGATATCCCGGTGGACAACATCTACGCCACACCGGTCATGCTTGAAGACATCTTCAAACAGCGTTTCGAGAACTTTGTCGTGGTATCTCCGGACGTTGGCGGCGTGGTTCGCGCCCGTGCCGTGGCCAAGCGCCTGGACGACGCCGACCTTGCCATCATCGACAAGCGTCGCCCGAAAGCGAACGTTTCCCAGGTAATGCACATCATCGGTGATGTCAAAGACAAGACCTGTATCCTGGTAGACGACATCATTGATACCGCCGGCACGCTGTGCAAAGCGGCCAACGCCCTGAAAGAACACGGCGCGGCCCGCGTGGTTGCCTACATCACCCACCCGGTTCTCTCCGGCCCGGCCATTGATAACATCAATGCCTCACAGCTGGACGAACTTGTGGTCTGCGATACCATCCCGCTGGGTGACAAAGCGCATAATTGTGATAGAATCCGCGTCCTCGGAATGGCCGGGCTGCTTGCGGAGTCGATTCGCCGCGTGAGCAACGAAGAGTCCATCAGTGCCATGTTCGAGAATGCCTGA
- the ispE gene encoding 4-(cytidine 5'-diphospho)-2-C-methyl-D-erythritol kinase, which produces MTPDLILPSPAKLNLFLHIVGRREDGYHELQTLFQFLDYGDELSFTLTPGEPGVRLAEPVPGVDDEDNLIIRAARALLERAQGDLPGVTIGITKRLPMGGGLGGGSSNAATTLLGLNHLWQLDLSTDELAGIGLGLGADVPVFVRGHAAFGEGVGETLTNANPPEDWFVVLKPGCNINTGKIFSEQGLTRNTPRIKIAPAFEGDASRYRNDCEDVVRKLYPEVNQSLEWLSQFGPARLTGTGACIFGRFPTESAARIIWESKPSGVTGFVAKGVNKSPLHKKLTELK; this is translated from the coding sequence GTGACACCCGACCTGATACTGCCCTCACCGGCCAAGCTGAACCTGTTCCTGCACATTGTCGGCCGCAGGGAAGACGGCTATCACGAGCTTCAGACCTTGTTCCAGTTCCTGGACTACGGCGACGAGCTGAGCTTCACCCTGACACCCGGCGAGCCGGGGGTGAGGCTCGCGGAGCCTGTTCCCGGTGTCGACGACGAGGACAACCTCATCATTCGCGCCGCCAGAGCACTCCTTGAGAGGGCTCAAGGCGACTTGCCCGGGGTCACCATCGGCATCACCAAACGGCTGCCCATGGGCGGCGGTCTGGGCGGCGGCAGCTCCAATGCTGCAACCACTCTGCTGGGCCTGAACCATCTCTGGCAGCTCGACTTGAGCACCGATGAGCTTGCCGGAATAGGCCTCGGCCTGGGCGCCGATGTGCCGGTGTTTGTCCGGGGCCATGCCGCCTTTGGTGAGGGAGTTGGTGAAACACTGACCAACGCAAATCCGCCGGAAGACTGGTTCGTTGTCCTCAAGCCCGGCTGCAACATAAACACTGGCAAGATTTTTTCCGAGCAAGGGTTGACAAGGAACACCCCGAGAATCAAAATAGCGCCCGCTTTTGAGGGAGACGCCTCGAGGTACCGAAACGACTGTGAGGATGTAGTTCGAAAACTGTATCCTGAGGTTAACCAGAGCCTGGAATGGCTTTCACAATTCGGACCTGCAAGATTAACCGGAACCGGGGCTTGCATATTTGGACGTTTCCCGACAGAATCCGCAGCCCGGATCATCTGGGAAAGCAAACCCTCCGGCGTCACGGGGTTCGTAGCTAAAGGGGTGAACAAATCACCTCTACACAAAAAGCTAACAGAGCTGAAATGA
- the lolB gene encoding lipoprotein insertase outer membrane protein LolB produces the protein MRLARILAALTMLATLGACTTIQIDPLPEGMTDQPPADWTTRAVSLDKLDHWKLSGKLAVRQPSDSGTAIINHWIQDGEAYDLALSSSFLGMGSTTLKGVPGFIELTLPNGETYRSSEPEALVEAATGWQLPLENLTWWIRGLPSPASDYRLLFDNQGTLAIIRQNGWEIRYDRWQAFLSAYPALPARITALKDDKRVRLVVSDWQEQPE, from the coding sequence ATGAGACTGGCGCGAATTCTGGCCGCACTGACGATGCTTGCCACCCTCGGCGCCTGTACCACGATCCAGATCGATCCATTGCCGGAGGGCATGACAGACCAGCCTCCGGCTGACTGGACCACTCGCGCAGTCAGTCTCGACAAACTCGACCACTGGAAGCTGTCCGGGAAGCTGGCCGTACGCCAGCCATCCGACAGCGGAACCGCCATCATCAATCACTGGATTCAGGATGGCGAAGCCTACGATCTTGCCCTCTCCTCATCTTTCCTCGGTATGGGCAGCACGACACTCAAAGGGGTTCCCGGGTTTATCGAGTTAACCCTGCCGAACGGCGAAACCTACCGCTCGAGCGAACCGGAAGCGCTGGTCGAGGCGGCCACGGGCTGGCAGCTGCCACTGGAGAATCTGACCTGGTGGATTCGGGGCCTGCCATCCCCCGCCAGCGACTATCGCCTGCTGTTTGATAATCAGGGCACCCTGGCCATAATCCGCCAGAACGGCTGGGAAATCCGCTACGACCGCTGGCAGGCCTTCCTCTCCGCTTACCCTGCGCTGCCCGCCCGGATTACCGCCCTCAAGGACGACAAGCGGGTGCGCCTGGTGGTCAGCGACTGGCAGGAGCAGCCCGAGTGA
- a CDS encoding tetratricopeptide repeat protein, with translation MHKSVPFLFTCLLGLTLAGCASLTGTEEAPAKSETVAAGEKTEPQPPVEYADFEPETLYLLLSAEIAAQRGRYDITLVNYLKAAKQSRDQVVIERAMRIAQSLNGDNAQKQLAELWLDIDPDNLQAHRISAIQAVKGNDLQTAIHHMERIMDQGGDADFDSLAAIAANLPPEQQQELLALYNEMSDRHPDTPELEYSIALLLKVTGQPQQALDRLEPLLQENANFQPAIILKGDLLYQTGQKSSALDYLLTNTRRFPGNRQMGTLYGRMLINEGELQAAQDEFNRLVKRYPDTPGLRLSHALVALENGQTDLARQELTQLAEQGHHTSEANYYLGRIEDQASNIEQAIGYYQSVEQGNYYFPALARASSLLAENGQLEDAIDRIRRLREANPRQAENFWLLEVNLLLDQEQQQQALSTATEALEEHPDNIEIRYARAMLYDGIGQPADAEADLKRIIEQEPENAVALNALGYILTTRTDRLREARGYIEKALRLDPNNPAILDSMGWVLFLEGQLEPALEYLSRAWAAFPDPEVAAHYGEALWMNGAEEQARIIWQEGLEQDSNHEVLRETIDRLTNGGDTE, from the coding sequence ATGCACAAATCCGTACCATTTCTGTTTACCTGCCTGCTTGGCCTCACGCTGGCAGGCTGTGCCAGCCTCACCGGCACAGAGGAAGCGCCTGCCAAGAGCGAAACCGTCGCCGCCGGAGAAAAGACAGAACCACAACCGCCGGTTGAATACGCCGATTTTGAGCCCGAAACCCTCTATTTGCTTCTGTCTGCCGAAATTGCAGCCCAGCGCGGACGCTACGACATTACCCTGGTTAACTATCTGAAGGCTGCCAAACAGTCCCGAGACCAGGTGGTGATTGAGCGGGCGATGCGAATCGCCCAATCCCTGAACGGCGATAACGCCCAGAAACAGCTCGCCGAGCTGTGGCTGGACATCGACCCGGATAATCTCCAGGCCCACAGGATTTCTGCCATCCAGGCCGTAAAGGGAAACGACCTCCAGACTGCCATCCATCACATGGAACGGATCATGGATCAGGGCGGCGATGCTGACTTCGACAGCCTTGCCGCTATTGCGGCCAATCTGCCGCCAGAGCAACAGCAGGAATTGCTTGCCCTTTATAATGAGATGTCGGACCGCCACCCCGACACCCCGGAACTGGAATACAGCATTGCGCTCCTGTTGAAAGTAACCGGACAGCCACAGCAAGCCCTGGACAGACTCGAACCACTGCTGCAGGAAAACGCAAACTTCCAGCCGGCCATCATTCTCAAGGGCGACCTGCTCTACCAGACCGGTCAGAAAAGCAGCGCCCTGGATTACCTGCTGACCAACACCCGCCGCTTTCCGGGCAACCGACAAATGGGCACCCTTTACGGCCGCATGCTTATAAATGAAGGTGAATTACAGGCTGCCCAGGATGAATTCAATCGCCTCGTAAAGCGGTACCCGGACACGCCGGGCCTGCGACTCTCTCATGCACTGGTCGCTCTTGAAAATGGGCAGACCGACCTGGCCCGGCAAGAACTGACACAACTGGCCGAACAGGGCCACCATACCAGCGAAGCCAACTACTACCTGGGCCGCATTGAAGACCAGGCAAGCAATATCGAGCAGGCCATTGGCTATTACCAGAGCGTGGAACAGGGCAATTACTACTTCCCGGCCCTGGCCCGCGCCAGCTCTCTGCTGGCCGAGAATGGACAGCTTGAGGACGCCATTGACCGCATTCGCAGGCTGCGCGAAGCCAATCCCCGCCAGGCAGAGAACTTCTGGCTGCTGGAGGTGAACCTGCTGCTGGATCAGGAACAACAACAGCAGGCCCTGAGCACCGCCACGGAAGCCCTGGAAGAACATCCGGACAATATCGAGATCCGGTACGCCCGGGCCATGCTCTACGATGGCATCGGACAGCCTGCCGACGCCGAAGCCGACCTGAAGCGGATTATCGAACAGGAACCGGAAAACGCCGTTGCCCTGAATGCCCTGGGCTACATCCTGACCACTCGGACAGACAGACTCAGAGAAGCCCGCGGCTATATCGAGAAAGCGCTGCGGCTGGACCCGAACAATCCGGCCATTCTCGATAGCATGGGCTGGGTCCTGTTCCTCGAAGGCCAGCTCGAGCCGGCGCTAGAGTACCTCTCCCGTGCCTGGGCCGCCTTCCCCGATCCGGAAGTTGCCGCTCACTATGGTGAGGCGCTATGGATGAACGGAGCCGAAGAACAGGCCAGAATCATCTGGCAGGAAGGCCTCGAACAGGACAGCAATCACGAAGTGCTCAGAGAAACCATCGATCGGCTGACCAATGGTGGTGACACCGAATGA
- the hemA gene encoding glutamyl-tRNA reductase, producing MALVTLGINHRTAPVELRERVAFTPERMAEAFAELRATSGATEAAILSTCNRTELYLAGDDDCAPMVLRWMAGFHGMDAAELEEALYVHRDGDAVRHMMRVAAGLDSMVLGEPQILGQLKDAYSLAREHGASGSFLSRLFEHTFSVAKRVRTQTAIGENPVSVAYAAVSMAHHIFADMSRNKALLIGAGKTIELVARHLADAGVKDFLVANRTLERAQALAESRGGKGIVLSEIPEHLADVDIIISSTASPLPILGKGAVERALKKRKHRPYFMVDIAVPRDIEPEVASLDDVYLYTVDDLRQVIEENIRSREGAAREAENLVASGVQDFLNQLRALDAVSTLKQFRQRAEVLRDAETEKALRALRNGTDPETVLRSMARGLTNKLLHEPSVQVRKATTEGRTEVTEWLRELHQLDALDADTTTTPEKL from the coding sequence ATGGCACTGGTAACGCTGGGAATCAATCATCGCACGGCCCCCGTAGAGCTACGGGAGCGAGTGGCGTTTACGCCCGAGCGTATGGCGGAGGCGTTCGCCGAGCTGCGTGCGACGTCAGGCGCCACCGAGGCGGCGATACTGTCGACCTGTAACCGGACCGAGCTGTACCTGGCCGGCGATGATGACTGCGCCCCCATGGTGCTTCGCTGGATGGCCGGCTTCCATGGAATGGACGCCGCGGAACTGGAAGAAGCGCTGTACGTGCACCGCGATGGCGATGCCGTCAGGCACATGATGCGAGTGGCCGCCGGCCTGGACTCCATGGTGCTTGGCGAGCCACAGATCCTCGGGCAATTGAAGGATGCCTATTCGCTGGCCAGGGAACACGGCGCCAGCGGCTCGTTCCTGTCCCGATTGTTTGAACATACCTTCTCGGTCGCCAAACGAGTGCGGACGCAGACTGCCATCGGTGAAAATCCCGTTTCTGTTGCCTATGCCGCGGTGAGCATGGCGCACCACATATTTGCCGACATGTCCCGCAACAAGGCCCTGTTGATCGGTGCCGGCAAAACCATCGAACTGGTGGCCCGGCACCTTGCGGATGCCGGCGTGAAAGACTTCCTGGTGGCCAACCGTACCCTTGAGCGGGCACAGGCACTGGCAGAATCCCGTGGTGGCAAGGGCATTGTGCTGTCCGAGATCCCGGAACATCTGGCCGATGTCGACATTATTATTTCTTCAACGGCAAGCCCATTGCCGATCCTTGGTAAAGGTGCCGTTGAGCGAGCCCTCAAGAAACGCAAACACCGCCCCTATTTCATGGTGGATATTGCCGTGCCCCGGGATATCGAGCCGGAGGTGGCCTCGCTGGACGACGTGTATCTCTACACGGTGGACGACCTGCGTCAGGTTATCGAAGAAAATATCCGCTCTCGTGAGGGTGCGGCCCGGGAGGCCGAGAATCTGGTGGCGTCCGGGGTTCAGGATTTTCTGAACCAGCTAAGGGCGCTGGATGCGGTGTCCACGCTCAAGCAGTTCCGTCAGCGTGCCGAAGTGCTGCGCGATGCGGAGACCGAAAAAGCCCTGCGCGCCCTGCGCAATGGCACAGATCCTGAAACCGTGCTACGCAGTATGGCACGCGGCCTCACCAACAAACTCCTGCACGAGCCCTCTGTGCAGGTTCGCAAGGCCACCACAGAAGGTCGCACCGAGGTGACAGAGTGGCTGCGTGAGTTGCACCAGCTGGATGCACTGGACGCGGACACGACGACAACCCCGGAAAAACTATGA
- the prfA gene encoding peptide chain release factor 1, whose product MKPSIQSRLEQLSDRFEEVSALLSDSSIISQQDKFRDLSREFAEIEPIVHCFQAWQHSLDDIEAARELAKDGDADMREMAEEELQLAEQKSEELDEELQRLMLPKDPNDGKNVFLEIRAGTGGDEAAIFAGDLFRMYLRYAERRRWQVEVLSESEGEHGGFKELIARVAGDGVYGALKFESGAHRVQRVPETESQGRIHTSACTVAVMPEADEAEAIELNKADLRVDTFRASGAGGQHVNKTDSAIRITHLPTGIVVECQEERSQHKNRAKALSLLASRLQNAETERQQKSMAETRKSLVGSGDRSERIRTYNFPQGRVTDHRINLTLYKLDEVIAGDLDAVVVPLQQEHQAELLASLADDQ is encoded by the coding sequence ATGAAGCCATCGATCCAATCCCGCCTCGAGCAGCTTTCTGACCGCTTCGAGGAAGTCAGTGCATTGCTTAGTGATTCCTCCATTATCTCCCAGCAGGACAAGTTCCGGGACCTTTCCCGGGAGTTCGCCGAGATTGAGCCCATTGTTCATTGTTTCCAGGCCTGGCAGCACTCCCTGGATGACATCGAGGCTGCGCGCGAGCTGGCGAAAGATGGCGACGCCGATATGCGGGAAATGGCCGAGGAAGAGCTGCAACTTGCCGAGCAGAAGAGCGAGGAGCTCGATGAAGAGCTCCAGCGCCTGATGCTGCCGAAAGACCCGAACGACGGCAAGAACGTATTCCTGGAGATTCGCGCCGGCACCGGTGGTGACGAAGCTGCCATTTTTGCCGGCGACCTGTTCCGGATGTATCTGCGCTATGCCGAGCGCCGGCGCTGGCAAGTGGAGGTTCTGAGCGAGAGCGAAGGCGAGCACGGCGGCTTCAAGGAACTGATTGCGCGCGTGGCCGGTGACGGAGTGTATGGTGCCCTGAAATTCGAGTCTGGTGCCCACCGGGTGCAGCGTGTTCCGGAAACCGAATCCCAGGGCCGGATCCATACCTCCGCCTGCACCGTGGCGGTTATGCCCGAGGCCGATGAGGCCGAGGCCATCGAGCTCAACAAGGCGGATCTGCGGGTAGACACGTTTCGTGCGTCAGGTGCTGGCGGCCAGCACGTGAACAAGACCGATTCGGCGATCCGGATAACGCATTTGCCAACGGGCATCGTGGTGGAATGCCAGGAAGAGCGTTCCCAGCACAAGAACCGCGCCAAGGCGTTGAGCCTGCTGGCCTCTCGGCTTCAGAATGCCGAGACCGAGCGGCAGCAAAAGTCCATGGCCGAGACTCGCAAGAGCCTGGTGGGCAGTGGCGACCGGTCCGAACGGATCCGCACGTACAACTTTCCCCAGGGGCGGGTGACGGATCATCGGATCAACCTCACCCTTTACAAGCTCGACGAAGTCATTGCCGGTGACCTGGACGCCGTCGTCGTGCCTCTGCAGCAGGAGCACCAGGCCGAGCTGCTCGCCTCTCTCGCCGATGACCAGTAA